The window GCGCTCTCGGCGCCACCCAGGGCTCGACCCGTTCGGCATCGAATCCGGGGCCGACGCCACCACGCCCTGCCCCAACCCACCGCGCGACCGCCGACCCCCGGCGAGGGCGCCCGTCGTCGGCAACGGTGCACCGCAGACAACCAACGCGGCTGTGTCCGCGCAGTGGGGAAGCGATGGACGGTGATGCCGGAATCGGCCGGCACACCGTGAGAGAGGAACCGCACGATGGAACGGTCTGAGCTGGAGAGCAAGGTTCAGCAGCTGGAAACGGGTATGGCGCCCAGGAGGCGTTATGGCCGGGGCGCAGGCCACGCAAGCGGCGGCGGCGCAGGCCACGGTCAGCGGTGTCGGGGTGAACCTGACCGTCGCCTACGGCTCCAGCCTCGGCTCGTGCGAGGACCTGGCGCGCACCATCGCCGACCGCAGCGAGCGCTCGGCGGTTTCCAGGGCGGTGTGCGAGACAGGCCGGCGCGGAAGCAGCCCGCGTTGCAGTGCCGCGGCCACGGAGTGCTCTCGCGTGTAGCGGCGGGCGTTCTCGATGCACAGGGCCGTGTGGGCGGCCGCCGCGAGCACGACCTCTACGTCCGCCTCGTCGTACGGATCCGACTTCCCGGTGCGGTAGAGGCTCACCAGGCCGAGCACGGTGCCCTGCAGCGTCAGTGGCGCCGCAAGAAGAGAATGGGCGCCGGACGCGTGGATCGCGTCCGCGCGGGCCGGGTCGGTCTCCAGCCACGGCAAACCCGGATGCAGGGTGACCACCCGAGGGCGCAGATCCGACAGTGCCTGCGAGTATGGGGTCGGCGACGGCAGGCTGCGCACGCCCCCCGGCGGATACGCCTGCGGTGGATCGCCGTCGACGCTGCTACGGAAGGCGACACGGCGCAGCGGCACGTCAGCCGGCAGCGGAGCGAGCGGGGCGTCATCGCCCCGCACCGTCGAATCCACCACCTCCACGACCGCGATGTCCGCGAACCCCGGCACCAGGGTGTCAGCGAGGTCCCGACAGGTCACCATCACGTCGAGGGTCCGGCCCACCCGCTCGCGCACCGCACCGCA is drawn from Streptomyces sp. NBC_01717 and contains these coding sequences:
- a CDS encoding GAF domain-containing protein, which translates into the protein MVTCRDLADTLVPGFADIAVVEVVDSTVRGDDAPLAPLPADVPLRRVAFRSSVDGDPPQAYPPGGVRSLPSPTPYSQALSDLRPRVVTLHPGLPWLETDPARADAIHASGAHSLLAAPLTLQGTVLGLVSLYRTGKSDPYDEADVEVVLAAAAHTALCIENARRYTREHSVAAALQRGLLPRRPVSHTALETAERSLRSAMVRARSSHEPRLEP